The genomic window GTCAAGCAGTTGCGCGGCGAGGGCTACCAGCCGGGCGTGCTGGCCTCGTTCGAGGCGGCGGTCGCACAGCTGACCGCGCTCGGCGCCGAGGTGAGCGAGGTCGACTGCCCGCATTTCGATCACGCGCTGCCCGCCTACTACCTGATCCTGCCGTCGGAGGTGTCGAGCAACCTCGCCCGCTTCGACGCGATGCGCTACGGGCTGCGCGTCGGCGACGACGGCAGCCACAGCGCCGAGGAAGTGATGGCGCTCACCCGGGCGGCGGGCTTCGGTCCAGAGGTCAAGCGGCGCATCATGATCGGCACCTATGCGCTGTCGGCGGGCTACTACGACGCCTACTACAACCAGGCGCAGAAGGTGCGCACGCTGATCGCCCGCGACCTCGACGAGGCCTACCAGTCCGTCGACGTCCTGGTCTCTCCGACCACGCCGACCACCGCATTCGCGTTGGGGGAGAAGGTCGACGACCCGCTGGCGATGTACCTGTTCGACCTGTGCACCCTGCCACTGAACCTGGCCGGCCACTGCGGCATGTCCGTGCCGTCCGGGCTGTCGCCGGACGACGGGCTGCCGGTGGGACTGCAGCTCATGGCCCCCGCCCTGGCCGACGACCGGCTCTACCGGGTCGCTGCCGCCTACGAGGCCGCCCGCGGGCCGCTGCCGTCGGCGGTCTGACACAACGCCGCGTACAGTGCGACACGGCACGGTATGCCAGACCGTTACCTACTTAGCGCGCCGCTGTGACTCCTGCCGGGCAGTGTTGACTGGTGGATCGACACGAGTACGGAGGGGCAGTGTTTTGGCGCAAGAAGACCCGCCATGGCGGGCCGTCGACGTTCTATGAGTTGACCGATCGATTGCACGGCGGACGCACGCTGTGCGTGGGCGGTGACGCGATCGCCAGCACGGTATCGATGTGGTTGCACGACTTAGATATCTCCAGCCCCCTGGTCGAGGATTTCGCGCGAGCGGTGCGCGCCGGTGATTGGCCGACGGCGCATGCCATCGGTGAGTGCTTGTCGGTCGACGTCCGAGAACTCGCGGACGTCGAAACCCCGATGGCCCCGACGGGGTAGCTTTTAGTTCTGCCCGCGCGCTACGTACACCGGCGGCGGCGCGGTCAGGTCGATCCGGCTGTCCACCGTAAAAGTCGAGCGCAGCGGAAGCGTTTGGGAGTGCAGGGTCCAGCGATCCTGGAAGGCCTTGACCGACGCCCGGGTGTAAAACCGGCCCGCCGCTCAATGCACCACCGGGGCCGGGAAATCCGGATTTTCGGCCAGCTTTCCGGCTCGCTGCCGCGACACGCCCAACTGCCCGGCGATCTCGGTGATGCCGATCAGGTCGAGGTGCAACGGCTCGGGATGCGCGGTCTCGCTGACTAAGTCGGCCGCGCTCTGCACCAGCAGGCGTATCGGGCGCAGCAGCAGGCCGCCGGTGTCGACCGCATGCAGGCCCCGATCGGCGGCCTCTTCGAGCGTGTCGGCCTCCACCGCGAGGATGACCCGCAATCGGCCGGCGTCAATGCCGCCGTGTCCTCCGGCGTCAGCCCCGCCGAGCTGTACGTGAGTTGCGCGGTCCAGGTCAGCACGCGGTCGTCCCCCGTTTCGGCGCACCGCATCCGCGGGCCCCCTGGGCCGTCGTCGGCCATAACTATTGACAAGCGCGATAGTGCCGGGCGAGGTGGGCGCGGGCCTAGTGGGCGGCAAGTCGCGCCGTCTGGCGTCCCCGCAGGCAAGATGAAGGCATGCGGATCGGAATTCTCACCGGCGGTGGCGACTGTCCCGGCCTCAACGCCGTCATCCGGGCAGTCGTGCGCACCTGCGACGGGCGGTACGGCTCGTCGGTCGTCGGCTTTCAGGACGGGTGGCGCGGGCTACTGGAGAACCGGCGCATTCAACTGCAGAACGACGATCGTAACGACCGGCTGCTGGCCAAGGGCGGGACCATGCTGGGCACCGCCCGGGTGCATCCCGACAAACTGCGGGCCGGGCTGAACCAGATCAAGCAGACGCTGGATGACAACGGCATCGACGTGCTCATCCCGATCGGCGGCGAGGGCACCCTGACGGCCGCGCATTGGCTGTCGGAGGAGAACGTCCCGGTGGTCGGTGTTCCCAAGACCATCGACAACGACATCGATTGCACCGACGTGACTTTCGGTCACGACACGGCGCTGACGGTCGCCACCGACGCGATCGACCGGTTGCACAGCACCGCCGAATCCCACCAGCGCGTGATGCTGGTGGAGGTGATGGGCCGGCACGCCGGCTGGATCGCACTGAACGCCGGGCTGGCCTCCGGCGCGCACATGACGCTCATTCCCGAGCAGCCCTTCGACATCGAGGACGTGTGCCGCCTGGTCAAACGGCGTTTCCAGCGCGGCGACTCGCACTTCATCTGCGTGGTCGCCGAGGGCGCCAAACCGGTGCCGGGCTCAATCGCGTTGCGCGAGGGCGGAATTGACGAGTTCGGCCACGAGCGCTTCACTGGCGTGGCCGCGCAGCTGGCCGTCGACGTGGAGAAGCGCATCAACAAAGAAGTCCGGGTGACCGTGCTTGGCCACGTCCAGCGGGGTGGCACCCCGACGGCCTATGACCGGGTGCTGGCCACCCGGTTCGGGGTCAACGCAGCCGACGCTGCCCACGCCGGCGAGTACGGTCAGATGGTATCGCTGCGCGGCCAGGACATCGGCCGGGTGTCGCTGGCCGACGCGACGCGGCATCTCAAGCTGGTGCCCGACAGTCGCTACGACGACGCCGCCGCGTTCTTCGGGTAGCTACCCGCAAATCATGGTTTAGCTGACGCCCGAACAGCGGTTATACCGCGGTCATGAACAACCGTGGCTCCCTGCGCGGACCTGGTCAGCCGCAGTCCGCCGCGCCGCCGTGGCGCGCCGACCCGACCGCCGCCACGGTGCCCGAACCCTACTACCGCCCACCGGCACGCCCGGCACCTCGGGCCCCGCGCCGCGAGCTGACCCGGGGCGGTACGGCGCTCGATGGACTCGACGATCTGGAGTCGCCGTTCCGGGCCGGCTGCGGCTGGCGCGATCTGGTCCGCTGCCTCACCGGGGTCGACCTTGGTCCGAGCAAAGACTCGGCGTACGAGGACGAGCTGCGCATCCGCATCCGCACCGGCATCGGCGGCGCGTTTCCCGTCGCGGTCCTGAACTTCAGGGGCGGCGTCGCCGGGCTCGCGATCACCACTAGCACCGACGGTGGCGACCCGCTTCGCCCGGCGTCGCCGGGCTCGCGATCACCACTACGATCGACGGTATGAGTGTTGCCGCCAGCGCCGATCTCATGGACTACGACGAAGTCATCGCGCGCTTCGATCCGGTATTGGGCCTCGAGGTGCACGTCGAGCTGTCCACCGCGACCAAGATGTTCTGCGGCTGCGCCACCACCTTCGGCGGCGAGCCCAACACCCAGGTGTGCCCGGTCTGCCTGGGACTGCCGGGTTCGCTGCCGGTGCTCAACCGGGCCGCGGTGGAGTCGGCGATCCGCATCGGCCTGGCCCTCAACTGCGAGATTGTGCCCTGGTGCCGCTTCGCGCGGAAGAACTACTTCTATCCGGACATGCCGAAGAACTACCAGATCTCGCAGTACGACGAGCCCATCGCCGTCAACGGCTACCTTGAGGCGCCGCTGGAAGACGGCAGCACCTGGCGGGTAGAGATCGAGCGCGCGCACATGGAGGAGGACACCGGCAAGCTCACCCATATCGGCAGCGAGACCGGCCGCATCCACGGCGCGACCACGTCACTGATCGACTACAACCGCGCCGGCGTGCCGCTCATCGAGATCGTCACCAAGCCCATCGTGGGAGCCGGCGCCCAGGCGCCACAGATCGCCCGGGCCTACGTGACGGCACTGCGGGACCTGTTGCGCGCCTTGGACGTATCCGATGTCCGCATGGACCAGGGCTCGATGCGATGTGACACCAACGTCTCGCTGAAGCCAGCGGGCACAACCGAATTCGGCACCCGGACCGAGACCAAGAACGTCAACTCACTCAAGAGCGTCGAGGTTGCCGTGCGCTACGAGATGCAGCGCCAGGGCGCGGTTCTCGCGTCCGGTGGCCAGATCATCCAGGAGACCAGGCACTTTCACGAGACCGGCGGCTACACCAGCCCCGGACGAGCCAAGGAGACCGCCCAGGACTATCGGTATTTCCCCGAGCCCGACCTGGAACCCGTCGCGCCCAGCCGCGAGCTGGTCGAGCAGCTGCGTGCGACCATCCCCGAGCTACCGTGGTTGATCCGCAAGCGGATTCAGGACGAGTGGGGCGTCTCCGACGAAGTGATGCGCGATCTCGTCAACGCCGGAGCGGTCGACTTGGTGATCGCCACCGTCAAGAATGGCGCGCCCAGCGAGCAGGCGCGGGCCTGGTGGGGAAACTTCCTGGTGCAGAAGGCCAACGAGGCGGATGTCGCGCTCGACGAACTGGCTATCACCCCGGCCCAGGTCGCCGCGGTGGTGGCGCTGGTCGACGAGGGCAAGCTGTCCAACAAGCTGGCCCGCCAGGTCGTCGAGGGCGTGCTTGCCGGCGAGGGCGAGCCCGAGCAGGTGATGACGGCCCGCGGGTTGGCGCTGGTGCGTGACGACTCCGTCACCCAGGCCGCCGTCGACGAGGCCTTGGCCGCCAATCCCGATGTGGCTGAGAAGATTCGGGGCGGCAAGGTGGCCGCGGCCGGCGCAATCGTCGGGGCGGTGATGAAGGCCACCCGCGGCCAGGCCGATGCGGCCCGGGTTCGCGAGCTGGTACTGGCGGCCTGCGGCCAGGGCTAGCGAGGGTCGCAAGCACGGCGCAGCCGGGCGCGGCTCTGGAATGCGGCTAGGCCTTGTCGTCGCTGCTGCGAGGGAAGCCGCCGCCCTGCGGGAACAGCGGGAACACCACGTCGTCCAGCTTCTCGGCGTCGCCGGCGGTCTTGTTGACCGTTGCGCCCCAGATGTTTCCGTCCGGCGACATCCGCAACGCCCACGCGTGGGCGTGCGTGTCCTTGCGGACGACCTCGGGCTCGCCGGTGACTGCACCGGTCGCCGGCGCGAGCCGGATCGCCACCGTCGTCTTGGTGTTGATCAGGTTGACCATGATGGTGCCGTCCATGGCCGCGCAGCCGGCCACGCCCGGCTTGTCCGGCCAGGTCCACACCGTGGACACCTGCGAGGTCTTGGTGATGCGCTGCAACCGGTCGGCGGTGGCGGTGCGGTCGGCGACATACAGCGAACCGTCGACGGGGTCGGTGCACAGGCCGCCGCCGGAGCCGACGCCGGACAGCGCCGTCGTCGGCGGCGCCTGGCCGACGGTGGTGGGCTGCTCGATGCGCAACACCTTGCCCGCCAGCGATTTGGGGTCGGCGGCCATCGCCGGGTTGCCCGCATCACCGGTCAGCACGACCAGAGTGGTCGGGCTGGTGAACATCAGCGCCCCGGTATTGCCGGTGGCGCCCTTGGGGATCCCGGTCAGGATGTCCTTGGGGATGTCACCGTCGGCCACCCGGATCACCCGGTTGTCGGTCGGCGTGCTGATGTAGGCGTACATCAGGCGGTCCTGCGTGTAGGTGGGCGACATCACGATGTCCATCAGGCCGCCGTCGCCGGACGGGTCGACCGGGATGACGACCTTGACCTTCGGCTCGGCGTTGACCGCGATCTCCTTGACCGCCCCGGTGGTGCGTTCGGCGACCAACGCGGTTTTGCTGTCGGGGCCCATGATGAGCCCGCTGGTGCTCTCCAGGCAGCCCTGCATCACGCCCGGCGCGGGGCACTGCTTGGGGAACGGGTTCGGCGGCAGCGGGGGCGGCGGGGGCGGCGTCGAGCTGGGCTGCGGTTTGAGCTCCGGGGCCGTGGTGAAGGGTTGCGAGGCGGCGTCGTTGAACCGCGCGCAGCCGGTCGACACCAGCAGCGCCGCGCACAGCGCAGCCAGCCCGCACCGAACCGAGCGCCGCAACCGCATGACCGACAGGCTACGGACACTGCGGGTCGCGCCGCCACAGGCGGGTCCGTCGGCCGCTCGCGCCGGCCCGCGGGCAACGGCTGGTTTTTGGCGCGCGTTCACCCGTTCGGAACCGCCGCGTGACCATTTCGGGACAATCCGGGCGTATTTGGTGCGTCGGCGACCAATTCCCTGGTGAAAGCGCCGCTCAAATCCCCAATATGGGACCGAATGCCCTTACCCTGACACCCGTGACCAGTCAACCGAATGACGCACCTTGGCAGCGGCCCGGCGAGACACCGGAGCCGGCTCCAGGACGTCCCGCCGCAGCACGCGTGGTTGATCCCGAGGATGACCTGACGCCGGTGGGCTATCCGGGCGACTTCGGGCCTACCACCGTCATCCCGTACCAGGACCTCAATCAGGCGGCCGGCCCCGGCGGGGCCGCGTACAACGTCCTCGACCATCAGGAGCCGTTGCCGTACGTGCAGCCGCATGCGGCGCCCCGGCATCTGGCGGCCGAACCGGCCGAGATCGAGCCGCACGACGACCACGACCGGCACGACGCCATCGGACGGCGCGGCACCCAGAACCTGGGTTTGCTGGTGCTGCGGCTCGGGCTCGGCGTGGTGCTGGGCGCACACGGGCTGCAGAAGCTGTTCGGTTGGTGGGGCGGCGGGGGATTGGGCGGGCTCAAGAACTCGCTGGCCGACGCCGGCTACCAGCACGCCGACATCCTGTCCTACGTCAGCGCCGGCGGGGAGCTGGCCGCGGGAGTGCTGCTGGTGCTGGGGCTGTTCACACCGGTGGCCGCCGCGGGTGCCTTGGCGTTCCTGATCAACGAGCTGCTGGTCAGCATCTCGGGGCGCCCGCACACGTTCGCCTACTTCCTGCCGCAGGGGCACGAATACCAGATCACGCTCATCGTGCTGGCCGTCGCGATCATCTTGGCCGGACCCGGCCGATACGGTCTGGACGCCAATCGGGGCTGGTCCCATCGGCCGTTTATCGGCTCGTTCGTGGCCCTGCTCGCCGGCATTGCGGCGGGCATCGCGGTGTGGGTACTGCTCAACGGGGTCAACCCGATCGCCTGAGCAGTTACCGGTAGGGGTTGGGCACCCGCCCGGCGCTCACCCCCGCGAGCTGCGGCAGCGTGGCGAACGTGACCGCGGGCAGGCGCACCTCGGCGCCGTTTTTGAGCCGGGCGCGTGCCCAGGACCCGCGGTGGAAGCGCAGCCCGTCGATGTCATCCCAGGACACCGTCCGGCTGCTCAGGAGATTGCGCACCGTGACGCCCTGGTCGTCGGCGACGGTGCGGAGCCGGACGATCAGCGCCGACAGCAGCACCGGGATGACGAGCAGCGGCAACGTCACCGGCCAGGCCAGCACCGGAATCAACAACCCCAGCGTCAGGAATCCGACGGCGATGTGCGCCATCGGAGAGACCTTGATGATCAAGGGCGAGTCGGCGGGTGTCTGCGGGGCGGACGAACCAGGGGCCACCCTCGCATCATTTCATCTGCGGCGCCGCGATCCGGTCCTGTGGCACCGGATTTGACGGTTGACCTGTGCGAAGGCTACCGTCGGGGACTATGGATACCGCCGGAAAGCCCGGAATGCTCGTAGTAATCAGTCAGCGCGTTGGTGCCTGACTAGCTTTTCAGCATTTGAAGCGATCCAGCACCAGCGCGCAACCCTCGTACAGCGGATGAGCTGACGGGGGTTTTTTCTTGCGTAGCAGCCAAACCTTTACAGCGGATTAGGACAAGAGGACAGAAAACACCGTGAGCGCACCCACCAAGCCAGACGTCGGGGCGGCGAAAGTCGCGACGGACGCAGCGAGCGCCGTCGCATCCACTCCGGCTAGCCACCCGAAACGTGTTGGACCCGAACAACTTACCGGCGCGCAGTCGGTGATCCGGTCGTTGGAGGAGCTCGACGTCGAGGTCATCTTCGGGATTCCGGGCGGCGCCGTGCTGCCGGTCTACGACCCGCTGTTCGACTCGAAAAAGCTCCGCCACGTGCTGGTCCGTCACGAGCAGGGCGGTGGTCACGCGGCCAGCGGCTACGCGCACGCCACCGGCAAGGTCGGGGTCTGCATGGCGACGTCGGGTCCCGGCGCCACCAACCTGGTGACCCCGCTGGCCGACGCGCAGATGGACTCGATCCCGGTGGTCGCGATCACCGGGCAGGTCGGGCGCGGGCTGATCGGGACGGACGCCTTCCAGGAGGCCGACATCTCGGGCATCACGATGCCGATCACCAAGCACAACTTCCTCGTTCGTTCCGGCGACGAGATCCCCAGGGTGCTGGCCGAGGCGTTCCACATCGCGTCCTCGGGGCGCCCCGGCGCCGTGCTGGTCGACATCCCCAAGGATGTGCTGCAGGGACAGTGCACGTTCAGTTGGCCGCCGCGGATGGATCTTCCCGGCTACAAGCCCAACACCAAGCCGCACAGTCGGCAGATCCGCGAGGCGGCCAAGCTGATCGCGCAGTCGCGCAAGCCGGTGCTGTACGTGGGTGGCGGCGTCATCCGCGGGGATGCCAGCGAGCAGCTGGCCGAATTGGCCGAACTGACCGGTATTCCGGTGGTGACCACGCTGATGGCTCGCGGCGCCTTCCCGGACAGCCATCGGCAGAACCTGGGCATGCCCGGCATGCACGGCACGGTCGCCGCGGTGGCGGCGCTGCAGCGCAGCGACTTGCTGATCGCGCTGGGCACCCGGTTCGACGACCGGGTGACCGGACAGCTGGATTCCTTTGCGCCCGAGGCCAAAGTCATCCACGCCGACATCGACCCGGCCGAGATCGGCAAGAATCGGCACGCCGATGTCCCGATCGTCGGCGATATCAAGGCCGTCATCACCGACCTCATTGCGATGCTGCGGCACTACGAAACCCCGGGCAAGCTGGACATGACCGCCTGGTGGGGCTACCTGGACGAGGTGCAGGCCACCTATCCGTTGAGCTACAGCCCACAGAGCGACGGCAGCCTGAGCCCGGAATACGTGATCGAGCAGCTCGGCAAGCTCGCCGGCCCCGACGCCGTGTACGTCGCCGGCGTTGGCCAGCACCAGATGTGGGCCGCGCAGTTCATCTCTTACGAGAAGCCACGCACCTGGCTCAACTCCGGGGGCCTGGGCACCATGGGATTCGCCGTCCCGGCGGCCATGGGCGCCAAGATCGCCCGCCCGGAGGCCGAGGTGTGGGCGATCGACGGCGACGGCTGCTTCCAGATGACCAATCAGGAGCTGGCCACCTGTGCGATCGAGGGCGTGCCGATCAAGGTGGCGCTGATCAACAACGGCAATCTGGGCATGGTGCGGCAGTGGCAGACCCTCTTCTATGGGGAGCGGTACTCCCAAACCAATCTGGCCACGCACTCACACCGCATCCCTGATTTCGTCAAGCTCGCCGAGGCGCTGGGCTGCGTCGGAATACGTTGCGAGCGTGCCGAAGACGTCGTCGACGCGATCAAGGCGGCCCAGGCCATCAACGACCGCCCGGTGGTGATCGACTTCATCGTCGGCGCGGACGCGCAGGTGTGGCCGATGGTGGCGGCGGGCACCAGCAACGACGAGATCCAGGCCGCCCGCGGCATCCGGCCGCTGTTCGACGACGAAAGTGAAGGGCACGCCTGATGCGCGCGAACGACGATCAACAGGGCAGCGCGATCCAGGAGGAGTCGCGCAAATGACCGGATCGCCCAAGACACATACGTTGTCGGTGCTCGTCGAGGACAAACCCGGTGCGCTTGCTCGCGTGGCGGCGCTGTTCAGTCGCCGGGGTTTCAACATCGAGTCGCTGGCGGTCGGTGCCACCGAGCAGAAGGACATGTCGCGGATGACGATCGTGGTCTCCGCCGAGGCGACCCCGCTCGAACAGGTCACCAAGCAGCTCAACAAGCTCGTCAACGTGATCAAGATCATCGAGCAGAACGACGACAACGCGGTGAGCCGCGAGCTGGCGCTGATCAAGGTGGGAGCCGATGCCGGTTCCCGCAGCCAGGTCATCGAGGCCGTAAACCTGTTCCGCGCCAAGGTCGTCGACGTTTCGCCGGAAGCACTGACCATCGAGGCCACCGGCGACCGCGGCAAGATCGAAGCCTTCCTGCGGGTGCTCGAACCGTTCGGTATTCGCGAGATCGTTCAATCGGGAATGGTTGCCCTGTCGCGCGGCGCGCGCAGCATCGGCACCGCTAAATAACGCTAAATAACAGAGGAGAGATTCAACAGTGGCATTAGAAATGTTCTATGACGACGACGCAGATCTGTCGATCATCCAGGGCCGCAAGGTCGGTGTCATCGGATACGGCAGTCAGGGGCACGCGCACTCGCTGAGCCTGCGCGATTCCGGCGTCCAGGTGAAGGTCGGCCTGAAGGAGGGTTCGAAGTCGCGGCCCAAGGTCTCCGAGCAGGGTCTGGACGTCGACACCCCGGCCGAGGTCGCCAAGTGGGCCGACGTCATCATGCTGCTGGCGCCCGACACCGCGCAGGCCGACATCTTCAAGAACGACATCGAGCCGAACCTGAAGGCCGGCGACGCCTTGTTTTTCGGCCACGGCCTCAATATCCACTTCGACCTGATCAAGCCGCCCGGCGACGTGGTCGTCGCTATGGTCGCCCCGAAGGGCCCGGGCCACCTGGTGCGCCGCCAGTTCGTCGACGGCAAGGGCGTGCCCGCCCTGATCGCGGTCGACCAGGACCCCAACGGCGAGGGCGAGGCGCTGGCGCTGTCCTACGCCAAGGCCATCGGCGGCACCCGGGCCGGCGTCATCAAGACCACGTTCA from Mycobacterium shigaense includes these protein-coding regions:
- a CDS encoding PH domain-containing protein, translating into MAHIAVGFLTLGLLIPVLAWPVTLPLLVIPVLLSALIVRLRTVADDQGVTVRNLLSSRTVSWDDIDGLRFHRGSWARARLKNGAEVRLPAVTFATLPQLAGVSAGRVPNPYR
- the gatB gene encoding Asp-tRNA(Asn)/Glu-tRNA(Gln) amidotransferase subunit GatB; this encodes MSVAASADLMDYDEVIARFDPVLGLEVHVELSTATKMFCGCATTFGGEPNTQVCPVCLGLPGSLPVLNRAAVESAIRIGLALNCEIVPWCRFARKNYFYPDMPKNYQISQYDEPIAVNGYLEAPLEDGSTWRVEIERAHMEEDTGKLTHIGSETGRIHGATTSLIDYNRAGVPLIEIVTKPIVGAGAQAPQIARAYVTALRDLLRALDVSDVRMDQGSMRCDTNVSLKPAGTTEFGTRTETKNVNSLKSVEVAVRYEMQRQGAVLASGGQIIQETRHFHETGGYTSPGRAKETAQDYRYFPEPDLEPVAPSRELVEQLRATIPELPWLIRKRIQDEWGVSDEVMRDLVNAGAVDLVIATVKNGAPSEQARAWWGNFLVQKANEADVALDELAITPAQVAAVVALVDEGKLSNKLARQVVEGVLAGEGEPEQVMTARGLALVRDDSVTQAAVDEALAANPDVAEKIRGGKVAAAGAIVGAVMKATRGQADAARVRELVLAACGQG
- a CDS encoding PQQ-dependent sugar dehydrogenase — encoded protein: MRLRRSVRCGLAALCAALLVSTGCARFNDAASQPFTTAPELKPQPSSTPPPPPPLPPNPFPKQCPAPGVMQGCLESTSGLIMGPDSKTALVAERTTGAVKEIAVNAEPKVKVVIPVDPSGDGGLMDIVMSPTYTQDRLMYAYISTPTDNRVIRVADGDIPKDILTGIPKGATGNTGALMFTSPTTLVVLTGDAGNPAMAADPKSLAGKVLRIEQPTTVGQAPPTTALSGVGSGGGLCTDPVDGSLYVADRTATADRLQRITKTSQVSTVWTWPDKPGVAGCAAMDGTIMVNLINTKTTVAIRLAPATGAVTGEPEVVRKDTHAHAWALRMSPDGNIWGATVNKTAGDAEKLDDVVFPLFPQGGGFPRSSDDKA
- a CDS encoding acetolactate synthase large subunit; the encoded protein is MSAPTKPDVGAAKVATDAASAVASTPASHPKRVGPEQLTGAQSVIRSLEELDVEVIFGIPGGAVLPVYDPLFDSKKLRHVLVRHEQGGGHAASGYAHATGKVGVCMATSGPGATNLVTPLADAQMDSIPVVAITGQVGRGLIGTDAFQEADISGITMPITKHNFLVRSGDEIPRVLAEAFHIASSGRPGAVLVDIPKDVLQGQCTFSWPPRMDLPGYKPNTKPHSRQIREAAKLIAQSRKPVLYVGGGVIRGDASEQLAELAELTGIPVVTTLMARGAFPDSHRQNLGMPGMHGTVAAVAALQRSDLLIALGTRFDDRVTGQLDSFAPEAKVIHADIDPAEIGKNRHADVPIVGDIKAVITDLIAMLRHYETPGKLDMTAWWGYLDEVQATYPLSYSPQSDGSLSPEYVIEQLGKLAGPDAVYVAGVGQHQMWAAQFISYEKPRTWLNSGGLGTMGFAVPAAMGAKIARPEAEVWAIDGDGCFQMTNQELATCAIEGVPIKVALINNGNLGMVRQWQTLFYGERYSQTNLATHSHRIPDFVKLAEALGCVGIRCERAEDVVDAIKAAQAINDRPVVIDFIVGADAQVWPMVAAGTSNDEIQAARGIRPLFDDESEGHA
- a CDS encoding ATP-dependent 6-phosphofructokinase produces the protein MRIGILTGGGDCPGLNAVIRAVVRTCDGRYGSSVVGFQDGWRGLLENRRIQLQNDDRNDRLLAKGGTMLGTARVHPDKLRAGLNQIKQTLDDNGIDVLIPIGGEGTLTAAHWLSEENVPVVGVPKTIDNDIDCTDVTFGHDTALTVATDAIDRLHSTAESHQRVMLVEVMGRHAGWIALNAGLASGAHMTLIPEQPFDIEDVCRLVKRRFQRGDSHFICVVAEGAKPVPGSIALREGGIDEFGHERFTGVAAQLAVDVEKRINKEVRVTVLGHVQRGGTPTAYDRVLATRFGVNAADAAHAGEYGQMVSLRGQDIGRVSLADATRHLKLVPDSRYDDAAAFFG
- a CDS encoding DoxX family protein, whose translation is MTSQPNDAPWQRPGETPEPAPGRPAAARVVDPEDDLTPVGYPGDFGPTTVIPYQDLNQAAGPGGAAYNVLDHQEPLPYVQPHAAPRHLAAEPAEIEPHDDHDRHDAIGRRGTQNLGLLVLRLGLGVVLGAHGLQKLFGWWGGGGLGGLKNSLADAGYQHADILSYVSAGGELAAGVLLVLGLFTPVAAAGALAFLINELLVSISGRPHTFAYFLPQGHEYQITLIVLAVAIILAGPGRYGLDANRGWSHRPFIGSFVALLAGIAAGIAVWVLLNGVNPIA
- the ilvN gene encoding acetolactate synthase small subunit; this encodes MTGSPKTHTLSVLVEDKPGALARVAALFSRRGFNIESLAVGATEQKDMSRMTIVVSAEATPLEQVTKQLNKLVNVIKIIEQNDDNAVSRELALIKVGADAGSRSQVIEAVNLFRAKVVDVSPEALTIEATGDRGKIEAFLRVLEPFGIREIVQSGMVALSRGARSIGTAK
- the ilvC gene encoding ketol-acid reductoisomerase translates to MFYDDDADLSIIQGRKVGVIGYGSQGHAHSLSLRDSGVQVKVGLKEGSKSRPKVSEQGLDVDTPAEVAKWADVIMLLAPDTAQADIFKNDIEPNLKAGDALFFGHGLNIHFDLIKPPGDVVVAMVAPKGPGHLVRRQFVDGKGVPALIAVDQDPNGEGEALALSYAKAIGGTRAGVIKTTFKDETETDLFGEQAVLCGGTEELVKTGFDVMVEAGYPPEMAYFEVLHELKLIVDLMYEGGIARMNYSVSDTAEFGGYLSGPRVIDAGTKERMREILRDIQSGEFTKKLVANVEGGNKQLEALRKENAEHPIEVVGKRLRDLMSWVDRPITETA